TATACAGTGGCAGATCTTCTTTCTATACTTGGCGGAATGGATTATGTACTGGCCGACATCGACCGATAAAACAGCAGATATGCTTACTACCATCGAAATAGAAAAAATCAATCACGAAGTAACACAGGTACCTGTTAAAAAAGCCGCCTGTATAGAAGCGTTGAAGATTGTACAGCGGGAAAGACGATGGGTGTCGGATGAAAGCGTGGCCGACATTGCCGCCATCCTGGATATGAGCGCTGCGGAAGTAGACAGCGTAGCCACTTTCTATAACCTGATCTTCCGGCACCCCGTAGGCAGGCATGTGATTCTGCTGTGCGACAGTATCAGTTGCTACGTGATGGGCTATACGAATATCAGAAACAGCCTGATGGATTTACTCAGCATTAAATACGGACAAACCACTGCCGACGACCGCTTTACCCTGCTCCCCAATGCCTGCCTGGGTACCTGCGATCATGCGCCTGCAATGATGATAGATAACGATCTGTACAGGGATATCCGGGAAGATGAACTTCCCGGCATCCTGCAAAATTATTTGTGAGAACAACAGCAATAATCGGAGTGATATGGAAAAACCGCTCACACAGCATATTCCGGCGTCCGGAGAACCGCTTCAGCTGAAAGCATATGAAGCAGTAGGAGGGTATTCCGCACTCCGTAAAGTATTGCAGGAACTTACTCCCGAAGAAGTTACCGGAGTGGTAAAGGATGCTAACCTGAGAGGAAGAGGCGGCGCAGGATTCAGTACCGGCGTGAAATGGAGCTTTGTGCCGATGAATGTTACCGGACCTAAATACCTCGTTGCAAATGCGGATGAAATGGAGCCAGGCACATTCAAAGACAGATGGTTGCTGCAAGGTAACCCGCATCAGCTACTGGAAGGAATGATTATCGCCGCTTATGCCATACAGGCTACCCAGGCTTTTGTTTTCATGCGATGGGCCTACAAGGAAGCAGCTGCTATAATGACCCGGGCCATTGCAGATGCATATCATGCCGGTTATCTCGGTAAAAACATACTCGGTAAAAATTTTAACCTGGACATGCAGTTGCATACAGGTGTAGGAAGATATATGTGTGGGGAGGAAACAGCATTACTGAACTCGCTGGAAGGCAAGCGCGCCGTGCCACGTGCGAAACCCCCGTTCCCGCAGGTAAGCGGCCTGTTTGGAAAACCTACTATCGTTAACAATGTGGAAACGCTGTCGTATATCCCACATATTCTCAACAAGGGTGGCGACTGGTTCAAATCATTGAGCTATACCGCCGACGGGGGAACGAAAATCTATGGCGTGAGCGGTAAAGTGAACCGACCGGGTGCATGGGAACTTCCCATGGGCGTAACTATGAGAGAGCTACTGGAGGAGCACGCCGGCGGTATGAGAAATGGTTACCGCTTTCGTGGAGCCCTGCCTGGCGGCGCATCTACCGACTTCCTGACGGATGCACACCTCGATGTTAAAATGGATTTCACCGGTGTATCCGCCGCTGGCAGCAGGCTTGGTACCGGTACTATGGTTGTACTGGATGACCATACCTGCCCGGTTGGATTTGTACATAACCTGGAACATTTCTTTGCACAGGAATCCTGTGGCTTCTGCACACCCTGCCGGGAAGGATTACCCTGGACCGAAAAGTTATTGCTGGCCCTCGAAGAAGGCCAGGGAACATATGCTGACCTGGAACAGCTGGAAATGCATACCAGGTTGTTAGGACCGGGAAATACATTCTGTGCGCTGGCGCCCGGAGCAATGGAGCCTTTGCAAAGTGCACTGAAGTATTTCCGGGAGGATTTTGAACAACATATCAAAGAGAAAAAATGCCCGTATGCCCATCATTAACATAGACAATAAAGCATATGAAGTCAGGGAAGGTAAAAACCTGCTGGAAGCCTGCCTGTCGCTTGGCCTCAACCTCCCTTATTTCTGCTGGCATCCGGCGCTGGGCGCCGTGGGCGCCTGCCGTCAATGTGCAATCAAATTATTCAAAGATGCAGACGATACACGGGGCCGTATCGTAATGGCCTGTATGGAACCGGTAAAGGACCAGCAGTATTTATCGATCGACGATAAGGCAGCCCGTGATTTCAGGGAGCATGTGATCGGATGGCTGATGACCAATCATCCTCACGACTGTGCTGTGTGCGATGAAGGAGGCGCCTGCCATTTGCAGGACATGACAGTGATGACGGGGCATAGTTATCGTGATTATCGTTTTACAAAAAGAACCTACCACAATCAATACCTGGGCCCTTTTCTGAACCATGAAATGAACCGATGCATACAATGTTACCGATGCGTACGTTTCTATAAAGATTTTGCAGGTGGAAAAGATCTGGATGTGTTTGCCGCGCATAACCACGTGTATTTTGGCCGTCAGCAGGAAGGGATACTGGAAAGTGAATTCAGTGGTAACCTGGCGGAAATTTGTCCTACAGGTGTATTTACGGATAAAACCCTTAAGGAACATTATACCCGCAAATGGGATCTTACTTCCGCTGCCTCGGTATGCCAGGGCTGCGGTCTGGGATGTAACATTATCGCTGGTGAAAGATATGGAGCGGTCAGGCAGATCACCAATCGCTTCAATGGCGCAGTGAATGGATATTTCCTGTGCGACCGTGGCCGCTATGGTTACGAGTTTGTTAACAGCGACAATCGCATTCGTGAACCCAAAGTATATCACTCACCGGCTGAAAAGAGCAACGGTATTCCCATTATGCAACACCTGATTAACAGGATACCGCCAGGCAAAACAGTCGGAATCGGCTCGCCCCGCGCTTCTCTCGAATCCAATGCTCTGCTGAAAGAACTGGTGGGCGAAGAAAATTTTTATCTGGGCGTTTCCGATGCTGAGCACGACCTGGTTTCACTTTCGCTGAAGATACTCCGCGACGGCCCGGTGCGCGCCGCTTCCCTGCAGGAAGCAGCTACTGCCGATGTGGTACTGATTCTTGGTGAGGATGTTACAAATACCGCCCCGATGCTCGCGTTATCGGTCCGGCAGGCGGTGCGCAGCAAACCTGTAGATGAAGCGATCAATCACATACATGTTCCTGCCTGGCAGGATGCAGCCATCCGGGAAGCCGTGCAGGATCAAAAAGGGCCGCTGTACATATTGAATGTAGTAACAACCAAACTGGATGAACTGGCAAAGGGAGTTTATCATACTGCACCCGACAATATAGCGCGTATAGGCTTTGCCGTTAGTCATCTCCTGAATGAAGATATACCTGAAGTGCAAGGTATGTCGGAACAGGGAAAGGCTGCTGCCGCTGAAATTGCAGCGGCATTGAAGAATGCCCGGAAACCCCTGATCATTGCCGGTTATGGCAGTGGCAGCGGAGCCGTGATCAAATCGGCCGCCAACATTGCATGGACACTTCATCAGCTGGGAACAGACGCCATGCTAACACTTACTGTACCCGAATGCAACAGCATGGGCCTGGAAATACTCGGTGGCCACCGGCTTAGCGCCGCAGTAGACCGTGTACTGGGTAACGACGTGGAAACCGCGATAGTATTGGAAAACGATCTGTATCGCCGCCTGGATAAACACCGGGCCTCTCTGTTCTTCGATAAAATAAAGGATCTCATCCAGCTCGATCATCTTTACAACGATACTTCTGAAAAGGCTACCATACTGCTACCTGCGGCCACGTTTGCAGAATCAGACGGTACGCTTGTGAATAATGAAGGACGTGCGCAACGGTTCTTCCAGGTATTTGCTGCAGCCGGAGCCATGCAGGAAAGCTGGCGCTGGCTGTTGCAAATCGGAAAGGCGGTAGGATTAGCTGCTTTTGCCAGGCTGGAACATTTTGATGAAGTAGTGGCTCACATAGCGGCCGGAGTGCCGTTGCTGGCACGGATTGATACACTTGCGCCGCATGCAGATTTTCGTATAGCCGGCCAGAAAGTACCCCGCGAACCTCACCGGTACAGCGGACGTACTGCCATACTGGCCAATGTGAATGTGAGCGAGCCTAAACCTCCGGAAGATAAGGATACCGCTTTGTCTTTCACCATGGAAGGATACCGCAATGAGCCTCCTTCTGCCATGATACCTTTCTTCTGGGCACCCGGATGGAACTCCGTGCAATCTGTGAATAAATTTCAGGTAGAACCGGGAGGACCGCTGCATGACGGAAATCCCGGTCAACGCCTGCTGGAGCCTCATAACAATGGGTCTATACGCTTCTTTACCGAAGTGCCGGAACCATTTCTTCCATTGCCCGAGCACCTGCTCCTTGTACCCGTTTATCATATTTTCGGATCGGAGGAACTGAGCATTTA
The genomic region above belongs to Chitinophaga sp. 180180018-3 and contains:
- the nuoG gene encoding NADH-quinone oxidoreductase subunit NuoG, with product MPIINIDNKAYEVREGKNLLEACLSLGLNLPYFCWHPALGAVGACRQCAIKLFKDADDTRGRIVMACMEPVKDQQYLSIDDKAARDFREHVIGWLMTNHPHDCAVCDEGGACHLQDMTVMTGHSYRDYRFTKRTYHNQYLGPFLNHEMNRCIQCYRCVRFYKDFAGGKDLDVFAAHNHVYFGRQQEGILESEFSGNLAEICPTGVFTDKTLKEHYTRKWDLTSAASVCQGCGLGCNIIAGERYGAVRQITNRFNGAVNGYFLCDRGRYGYEFVNSDNRIREPKVYHSPAEKSNGIPIMQHLINRIPPGKTVGIGSPRASLESNALLKELVGEENFYLGVSDAEHDLVSLSLKILRDGPVRAASLQEAATADVVLILGEDVTNTAPMLALSVRQAVRSKPVDEAINHIHVPAWQDAAIREAVQDQKGPLYILNVVTTKLDELAKGVYHTAPDNIARIGFAVSHLLNEDIPEVQGMSEQGKAAAAEIAAALKNARKPLIIAGYGSGSGAVIKSAANIAWTLHQLGTDAMLTLTVPECNSMGLEILGGHRLSAAVDRVLGNDVETAIVLENDLYRRLDKHRASLFFDKIKDLIQLDHLYNDTSEKATILLPAATFAESDGTLVNNEGRAQRFFQVFAAAGAMQESWRWLLQIGKAVGLAAFARLEHFDEVVAHIAAGVPLLARIDTLAPHADFRIAGQKVPREPHRYSGRTAILANVNVSEPKPPEDKDTALSFTMEGYRNEPPSAMIPFFWAPGWNSVQSVNKFQVEPGGPLHDGNPGQRLLEPHNNGSIRFFTEVPEPFLPLPEHLLLVPVYHIFGSEELSIYTPGIAERVPAPYIMLHPDDAKRLQVAEGHSLHFINNGHRYTLPVILNEELQQGIAGIPVGLPGMEIAEVPQLIKV
- the nuoF gene encoding NADH-quinone oxidoreductase subunit NuoF, which encodes MEKPLTQHIPASGEPLQLKAYEAVGGYSALRKVLQELTPEEVTGVVKDANLRGRGGAGFSTGVKWSFVPMNVTGPKYLVANADEMEPGTFKDRWLLQGNPHQLLEGMIIAAYAIQATQAFVFMRWAYKEAAAIMTRAIADAYHAGYLGKNILGKNFNLDMQLHTGVGRYMCGEETALLNSLEGKRAVPRAKPPFPQVSGLFGKPTIVNNVETLSYIPHILNKGGDWFKSLSYTADGGTKIYGVSGKVNRPGAWELPMGVTMRELLEEHAGGMRNGYRFRGALPGGASTDFLTDAHLDVKMDFTGVSAAGSRLGTGTMVVLDDHTCPVGFVHNLEHFFAQESCGFCTPCREGLPWTEKLLLALEEGQGTYADLEQLEMHTRLLGPGNTFCALAPGAMEPLQSALKYFREDFEQHIKEKKCPYAHH
- the nuoE gene encoding NADH-quinone oxidoreductase subunit NuoE; protein product: MLTTIEIEKINHEVTQVPVKKAACIEALKIVQRERRWVSDESVADIAAILDMSAAEVDSVATFYNLIFRHPVGRHVILLCDSISCYVMGYTNIRNSLMDLLSIKYGQTTADDRFTLLPNACLGTCDHAPAMMIDNDLYRDIREDELPGILQNYL